One Chloroflexaceae bacterium genomic region harbors:
- a CDS encoding phosphonate C-P lyase system protein PhnH, giving the protein SCTVFICVPEIVPSGATLRLCGPGIAGETTVGLGGVAPTELAAIAARPSQFPLGIDIFLIDQQGRCVGLPRTTQIT; this is encoded by the coding sequence AGTTGCACGGTCTTCATCTGCGTGCCAGAGATCGTTCCTAGCGGGGCAACGCTGCGCCTGTGCGGGCCGGGCATTGCCGGTGAAACGACGGTTGGGCTAGGTGGGGTAGCGCCAACCGAATTGGCGGCAATTGCGGCCCGACCGAGCCAATTTCCGCTCGGCATTGACATCTTTTTGATCGATCAGCAAGGGCGGTGTGTGGGCCTGCCGCGCAC